The Acholeplasma laidlawii PG-8A DNA window AGAACTATCACCTTTAATATCGAGTAAATTGTTCAACTCAATAAACATATATGATTCATAAATAAATGCTTTATGTCTTAATGGATATAACACATAATTTTCACTAATGTTTTGAACTCTAAGATGTTGAAAGAATATATTTACTGTATACCAGGACACTAAACTTTCAAACAACACATCAATGCGATGTTCTATTTCATTAAAAACATTAATCCATTTCTTTTCTTCAGAGGATGCATTAGGATTAAATTCATTAAATAATCTGTTTGCTATTTTCTTTATCATGTTTATTCCTCTCCGTGCATCTGCAAGAATTAGATTTTAATTGTCTCAATACCTGTCCAAATCCTTATAGTAATTCTTTATATGTGCTTGCCACGTTTTATTGGTATCAAGATTATATTTATCGTATAAGTGTTTATTAAGTTTATTCAGTATGGTAAAAACTTCTTCTGAAGTGGCAATGAATCTAATCTCTTGATCTTCTTTTTTTACTGCATGAGCAATGGAATTTCTTAGTTCTCGAAGCCTTAACCAATCTGCTTCTTGCAATCCATCTCTTTGTTTCGCTTCATATAGTTCACGAGCACATATAATAGATAAATGCATCATGCTCATGGGGACATCAATGTATGCGGGATGTTTAATTCTAAATTCACTCACTGAATCTTTTGTTTTTTTATGCTTTTTCTCAACTTTATTATTGTAGTAGTTTAGCAACAATGTGGCAGTTAAATAATTCAGTTCAAGAGATGTAGGTGTACTCATTTCTCTTGTTCCTCAACAGTTTTCTTTAATTTTTCACGAAAATCAAACTTATTATCTATATTGTAAAAGATAAGCGTTTCAAATCTATTAACTAAACTTTCATTGATCAAATTCTTCTTGCATAAATCAATAGCGTTTCCTATTAAACTCTTCCATTTCAATTATACTAATCCTTTAATAGTATTGAAACTGCATTATATCCTATGAAAAAATCTATCTCTAATACAAGGATATTATCAACTAAACTCATATTTTCAGAAACTTCAAAAACTAAATTGAATTCATAAATACCTGGTTCTTTGATTTCCAAATCTATCCATGAATAATCATTAATCGGTCTTAAACTGGCAAAATCAATAAAACCATAATATTTACTAATATCCTTATTAATATATGTGTTTTCTAAATGAAAATCGTTGTCATTATCAAGAGTATGATTTTTACCTTCAGTTTTTAATATACTAACATTAAGAATTAGATACTTGCTACCTTGAGGAGCGATTAAATGATTTTCTGAGTCGTTTTTATTCAGCGTAGTTGCCTCATTTGAAAAACTCGCATTGGTAATCTTTATGGTATACACACCGTTTTCTAATATAGTATCTTCATTTATATTTATATATTCATCAAGAGGTACAAGTTCCTGATAATTTGCATACACAGTATAAACCAATTCATTCTCTGATGCATAAAAATATAAATCTCTGATTTTTGTTTCTGGGCTATCTTTTACACTTGACCAGTATAGAAATTGATAACCTTCTTTATAAGGTGTTGCAGTAGGCAATTCTTCAATTTGTCCTTTAGAAATGTTTATATCTATAATTTCTGATGAAGTTCCACCGTTGAAATCAAAATGAACATTATAATCATGAAGATTAGGACGTAAGATTAGAAAAACATTTTGTTCAATTCTATCCCAAGTATCAATTGAAAGCACCATTACTTGGGTAGAATTCAAAAATTCATCTGTTAAGAGAAAAGATAATTCAATGAATGAAGAAACACCATTATTTCTATATGGTTCAAATGTCTCAAATTGATTTGGATCACCTTTGATCACTTTATTTTTATTGCTAACTGCATTCTCAATACTACCTGTTATGTAATCCTCAGCAAAGCCAAGAGTTTCTTCAATGACATTAATGTCTCCTCCTATTGCACCAGATAACATAGCAGAAAAAGTAGCATTTGCCAATGCTTCCATAAAAATAGACATATTTGAGCGGGCATACATATCAACCAACCTTAATTCAAAATATTCAGATTTAATATCTTGTTGATTTACATTGATATCAGTATTCCATTGTTCAACTCTTATACTTAAATTAAGCATATATTTTTCATCTTCTGTTTCAACAGCATTGATGCCAACCACCTTCATGAAAATTTCATCTGCAAAAACAAATTCTTCATATAAAAAGTTGTTGTTTTCATCATATTCCTCAACCAGTGGAGGATTATTTGTTGGTGGATTTTGATTAGTTATTGAGTTGTATATTGCTATACCAACTATTGCTAATATTATGACTCCAAAAAGAATCCTTATAGACATTGGAATCTTTATTGTGATTAATTCTACAAACTTTTGTATGCCTTCTAAAAATTTCATTTTCTCTCCTAATGTTAAACTACTTGCAATAGTTCACTTTATAAACCCATTCTACCATAAAAGAAAAGCCGTTAACATACTTGTTTATGATGTTATCGGCTTACTGTATCTGTTTTACATTTGTTGATAGATTTTTGCATAATAATTTCTTTTAGAGTTAATCGCTAATATTATTATTTTCTAAGCTTTTTATAAAGTTCTTTAGCCATTGCATCCATTACTCTTTCGTAAAAGGATGTGTCTGTAAATAATTTTTCAAATGACTCGTGATTTTCTGTAAATAATCTTAAGGCTATATCCTTGAATTTATCAGGAAATAAACTCTTAATGAACATTTCTGGATTATTTTCTTTTGCGTATTGAGCATATTTTTTAACTTCTGGATCATTCATGAACATCTCAAAGATACCAGAAATAATGACTTTATCACTATCAGTGAATTGTCCCATATATTGCTCATTAACCTTATCAATGATACTTTGAAGAGTGTCTTTAGATTTAGGTTTTCTTTTTGCATCTACTGATTGCTCAGGTTTTAAATCAACTGATGTTTTTTCTAGTTCTATGCTTCCTTTATATGTCTCTTTAAGTTTGGCAAACTCTAGATTAATCTTGTCATCAATACTAATTTTTTCTGCAGTATCTTTAGGTAATAGATTGATTAGATAAGAAATGAACATAAACTCTTTAAAGAGTTCTTTATCATTAATTCTTACGATTTGGGTGATATATGAATAGGCATGATTGAATTTTCTTAATAGATCCCTATATTCATATTTTTGTTTTTCATCCAACTCAAGATACTGATCTATGACAGGTTTTAGTATACTTGTTACACGGCCAAGTGCTTTATCGTCTTGTTTCTTTGCTGCATCTATTTTGATTTTGGCAAAAAGATCCACATCTTGATCGTTATATAGCATATAACTGTGTATCTTAGTTCTTAAATCATAGACACGATTATAATCTGTTTGGCCATCTAAATAGGTTGTTTCAAAGAATGGTTGGAATGACTTTTTCATGTCTTCATGCGTGTTTACAAAATCCATGACAAAAGTGTCTACCTTACCTGGATATACGCGATTCATTCTAGAAAGCGTTTGAACAGCATTCACACCATGAAGTTTTTTATCAACATACATGGAATGTAGTAACGGTTCATCAAATCCTGTTTGATATTTATTTGCAACCACTAAGATATTGAATTTATCGCTTCTAAATGCTTTTCTGAGTTTCTTATCAGAATTAATATAATGACCTTCACTATCAATATTCATTTCAGCTTCTCTATATGATTTACCATCTAGCTTAACCTCTCCAGAAAATGCAACAAGTACCCCAATATTTGAAGTTATATCTGGATTATCTTTAATGTATTCTTGAATTGCATGATAATATCGGACAGCATTATGCCTTGAGTCAGCAACAACCATCGCTTTCGCTTTACCATCAATTCTAAATTGACCATTGTTTAAGAAGTTGTCCATAATAAGTTCGGTTTTCTTGTGAATGGTAAACCCATGTTCTTTATAATAGCGAACTAAGACTCTCTTAGCTTGTCCTTCGATAACTTCAGGATTGTCTCTTGTTGTTCTAACTATCTTAAATTGATCTTGAAGTGTTGTATAGTATTTTAAGACATCTAAAATAAATCCTTCTTCAATGGCTTGTCTCATAGAGTAAACATGAAATGGTTCATGTTTTCCAGTGGATGGATTTCTTCTGCCAAAAAGTTCAATTGTCTTATTTTTAGGCGTTGCAGTGAATGCAAAGAAAGATTGATTACTGTGTTGTCCTTGGGCTAATACTTCTGCAACAAGTTCATCCGTATCATCGACTTCATCTTCTTCGATACCTTCCATCTCTGCATACTCTTTAATTGCAACTTTCTTATCAATCAGTGCCCTTCTTAAGGTCTTAGCACTTGCACCAGTTTGACCTTGATGCGCTTCATCCACGATAATCGCAAACTTTCTACCTTCCATTTCATCGAAATCTTTATAGGCAAACAAGAATTTTTGAATGGTACAAATAATAATACGTTTCTTATCGTTAATTGCTTCCGTAAGGCCTCTTGAACGCTTTTTATCATCAATTGCTTCAACTAATCCAGCTCTATGCTCAAAGCCGTTAATCGTATCTTGTAGTTGTGAATCAAGTACTACACGGTCAGTAACAATGATAACTGAATCAAATATTGGTTTATCATCTATATCATGGACAGATGCCAATCTATATGCAATCCAAGCGATAGAATTTGATTTACCGGATCCCGCACTATGTTCAATTAAATATTTTTGACCTACACCATTATCTTTAACGTCCGATAATACTTTCTTAACGACATCATACTGATGATATCTAGGAAATATTATTTTCTTTGAGTCTTTAGGATTAGAAATAAAACGATGAAGTATGTCTATGATGGAATTTTTAGATAGTACATCTTCCCATAGATATGATGTGGTATAACCATAAGGGTTTTGCGGATTACCAGCGCCACCACTGACACCAGAACCATTAGATCCTTGATTGAAAGGTAAGAAATGTGTATCAGCACCTTTAAGTTCTGTCGTCATCCATGTTTCATATAGGTCTACAGCAAAATAAACCAAT harbors:
- a CDS encoding InlB B-repeat-containing protein, translating into MKFLEGIQKFVELITIKIPMSIRILFGVIILAIVGIAIYNSITNQNPPTNNPPLVEEYDENNNFLYEEFVFADEIFMKVVGINAVETEDEKYMLNLSIRVEQWNTDINVNQQDIKSEYFELRLVDMYARSNMSIFMEALANATFSAMLSGAIGGDINVIEETLGFAEDYITGSIENAVSNKNKVIKGDPNQFETFEPYRNNGVSSFIELSFLLTDEFLNSTQVMVLSIDTWDRIEQNVFLILRPNLHDYNVHFDFNGGTSSEIIDINISKGQIEELPTATPYKEGYQFLYWSSVKDSPETKIRDLYFYASENELVYTVYANYQELVPLDEYININEDTILENGVYTIKITNASFSNEATTLNKNDSENHLIAPQGSKYLILNVSILKTEGKNHTLDNDNDFHLENTYINKDISKYYGFIDFASLRPINDYSWIDLEIKEPGIYEFNLVFEVSENMSLVDNILVLEIDFFIGYNAVSILLKD
- a CDS encoding type I restriction endonuclease subunit R; the encoded protein is MKDNEKRFEEDIESHLINQEYRKLSMQGYDVSKGIYLDILVEFIKKTQSKSWERYEKYYGDEAPNKLYRRLEDSISHHGLLHVLRNGIKDMGIDLFICFFKPESELNPTLVERYEGNILGVTRQFAYSPFNNNTIDMVLSINGIPFIAIELKNQLKGQDYRNAMHQWRYNRDPKELIFRFNHRILVYFAVDLYETWMTTELKGADTHFLPFNQGSNGSGVSGGAGNPQNPYGYTTSYLWEDVLSKNSIIDILHRFISNPKDSKKIIFPRYHQYDVVKKVLSDVKDNGVGQKYLIEHSAGSGKSNSIAWIAYRLASVHDIDDKPIFDSVIIVTDRVVLDSQLQDTINGFEHRAGLVEAIDDKKRSRGLTEAINDKKRIIICTIQKFLFAYKDFDEMEGRKFAIIVDEAHQGQTGASAKTLRRALIDKKVAIKEYAEMEGIEEDEVDDTDELVAEVLAQGQHSNQSFFAFTATPKNKTIELFGRRNPSTGKHEPFHVYSMRQAIEEGFILDVLKYYTTLQDQFKIVRTTRDNPEVIEGQAKRVLVRYYKEHGFTIHKKTELIMDNFLNNGQFRIDGKAKAMVVADSRHNAVRYYHAIQEYIKDNPDITSNIGVLVAFSGEVKLDGKSYREAEMNIDSEGHYINSDKKLRKAFRSDKFNILVVANKYQTGFDEPLLHSMYVDKKLHGVNAVQTLSRMNRVYPGKVDTFVMDFVNTHEDMKKSFQPFFETTYLDGQTDYNRVYDLRTKIHSYMLYNDQDVDLFAKIKIDAAKKQDDKALGRVTSILKPVIDQYLELDEKQKYEYRDLLRKFNHAYSYITQIVRINDKELFKEFMFISYLINLLPKDTAEKISIDDKINLEFAKLKETYKGSIELEKTSVDLKPEQSVDAKRKPKSKDTLQSIIDKVNEQYMGQFTDSDKVIISGIFEMFMNDPEVKKYAQYAKENNPEMFIKSLFPDKFKDIALRLFTENHESFEKLFTDTSFYERVMDAMAKELYKKLRK